A genomic stretch from Candidatus Zymogenaceae bacterium includes:
- a CDS encoding V-type ATP synthase subunit A, translated as MKQGVITKVSGPLVVADKMSGSKMFDVVKVSEEGLIGEIIELHGDSAFIQVYEETGGIGPGDPVYPTNMPLSVELGPGLVTSIYDGIQRPLDVIKEKAGDYITRGVEALALDRDKVWDFVALKSKGDEVEEGDIIGEVKETVAVVHKIIVPIGISGKIKKIESGQFKIEDTVCEIDTADGTKKMNMIQRWPVRLSRPYKRKKTPTELLITGQRVVDAFFPLAKGGTACVPGPFGSGKTVIQHQLAKWADAEVIVYIGCGERGNEMTDVLQEFPHLKDPKTGETLINRTVLVANTSNMPVAAREASVYTGITIAEYFRDMGYSVAVMADSTSRWAEAMREISGRLEEMPGEEGYPAYLGTRIAEFYERSGRVITLGGDNREGSVSIIGAVSPPGGDLSDPVVQATLRVVKVFWSLEDKLAFQRHFPAISWLNSYSLYHDNLEESLRKEVAQDIVENRQEAMRILQEEAELAEIVKLVGVDSLSTQDRLTLETARSLREDFLHQNAFHDVDSYCSSKKMNQMIKLILKLHNVSTEALNKGVPFESLEKLKVKEEIAQMKYIPETNIKELERISNSIEGEVETQVKVSTEEDIVLGF; from the coding sequence ATGAAACAGGGAGTCATAACGAAGGTGTCGGGACCGCTCGTGGTGGCCGACAAGATGTCCGGCTCGAAGATGTTCGATGTGGTGAAGGTCAGCGAGGAAGGTCTCATCGGAGAAATCATCGAGCTCCACGGCGACAGCGCGTTTATTCAGGTCTATGAAGAAACCGGCGGCATCGGCCCCGGCGACCCGGTGTATCCAACCAATATGCCGCTATCGGTGGAACTGGGCCCCGGCCTGGTAACCTCCATCTACGACGGGATTCAGCGCCCACTGGACGTCATCAAGGAAAAGGCGGGGGATTACATCACCCGGGGCGTGGAGGCCCTGGCGCTGGATCGTGACAAGGTCTGGGATTTCGTCGCGTTGAAGTCCAAGGGTGATGAGGTGGAGGAGGGGGATATCATCGGCGAGGTCAAGGAGACGGTGGCCGTCGTCCACAAGATCATCGTCCCGATCGGCATCTCCGGTAAGATAAAGAAGATCGAGTCGGGCCAGTTCAAGATCGAGGATACGGTCTGCGAGATCGATACCGCGGACGGCACCAAAAAGATGAACATGATCCAAAGATGGCCGGTCCGCCTCTCCCGCCCATACAAGAGAAAAAAGACTCCCACGGAGCTTCTCATTACGGGCCAGAGGGTCGTGGACGCCTTCTTCCCCCTGGCAAAGGGGGGAACGGCGTGCGTGCCGGGTCCCTTCGGAAGCGGAAAGACCGTCATCCAGCATCAGCTGGCGAAGTGGGCCGACGCCGAAGTCATCGTCTATATCGGCTGCGGGGAGCGGGGAAACGAGATGACCGACGTGCTCCAGGAGTTCCCCCATTTAAAAGACCCCAAGACCGGTGAAACCCTCATCAACCGGACGGTGCTTGTGGCAAATACCTCCAACATGCCGGTGGCGGCCCGTGAGGCTTCGGTGTATACCGGCATCACCATCGCAGAGTATTTCAGGGATATGGGATATTCCGTGGCGGTCATGGCGGACTCTACGTCCCGATGGGCCGAGGCCATGCGGGAGATATCCGGACGGCTTGAGGAAATGCCCGGCGAGGAGGGCTATCCGGCGTATCTCGGAACCCGCATCGCAGAGTTCTATGAGCGCTCCGGCCGGGTGATCACCCTCGGCGGCGATAACCGGGAGGGAAGCGTCTCCATCATCGGCGCGGTGTCACCTCCCGGCGGCGACCTGTCGGACCCGGTGGTACAGGCGACGCTGCGGGTGGTCAAGGTATTCTGGAGCCTGGAGGACAAGCTGGCCTTCCAGAGGCATTTCCCGGCCATATCCTGGCTCAACAGCTATTCCCTGTACCATGACAACCTGGAGGAAAGCCTCAGAAAAGAGGTGGCCCAGGACATCGTGGAAAACAGGCAGGAGGCCATGAGAATACTCCAGGAAGAGGCGGAGCTGGCCGAGATAGTCAAGCTCGTGGGCGTCGATTCTCTGTCCACCCAGGACCGGCTGACCCTGGAAACGGCCCGGTCCCTTCGGGAGGACTTCCTCCATCAGAACGCCTTTCACGATGTGGACAGTTACTGTTCATCGAAGAAGATGAATCAGATGATAAAGCTTATCCTGAAACTGCACAATGTATCCACCGAGGCCCTCAACAAGGGGGTTCCCTTTGAAAGCCTTGAAAAGCTCAAGGTCAAGGAAGAGATCGCCCAGATGAAATACATACCGGAGACGAATATCAAGGAACTTGAAAGAATCTCAAACAGCATCGAGGGCGAGGTGGAGACCCAGGTGAAGGTATCCACCGAAGAGGACATCGTGCTCGGATTTTAA
- a CDS encoding V-type ATP synthase subunit E — translation MSLENIVEKILSEAASTVKVIDGKAEEDVERLRTRLDADQRELDEDAKKRSEDEAEEIVRRQTSSARLEGRKRVLAAKESIINEVFAEAKAKLHGLPDDEYLKLLSGLAVNHCASGDEIIMLSPSDNKRLSKKLKTWTSSINAALKEKKLPGKVDVSNETRNIEGGIVLSKGRTEINLSLDVLLGELRYELEGRLTEILFPES, via the coding sequence ATGTCCTTAGAGAACATCGTTGAAAAAATACTGTCCGAAGCTGCATCCACCGTAAAGGTGATCGATGGAAAGGCCGAGGAGGATGTCGAAAGGCTCAGGACACGGCTCGACGCCGACCAGCGGGAGTTGGACGAGGACGCTAAAAAAAGGTCGGAGGACGAGGCAGAAGAAATCGTCCGCCGCCAGACCTCTTCGGCCCGGCTCGAGGGGAGAAAGCGCGTGCTCGCCGCCAAGGAGAGCATAATAAACGAGGTATTCGCCGAGGCGAAAGCGAAGCTGCATGGCCTACCCGACGACGAATACCTGAAGCTCCTGTCCGGCCTTGCCGTCAACCATTGTGCCTCCGGCGATGAGATAATCATGCTGTCTCCGTCGGACAACAAGCGCCTCTCAAAGAAGCTGAAGACGTGGACTTCATCGATCAACGCCGCGCTCAAGGAGAAAAAACTTCCCGGCAAGGTCGACGTATCCAATGAGACAAGGAACATCGAGGGAGGCATCGTCCTTTCAAAGGGGAGGACGGAGATAAACCTGAGCCTCGATGTGCTTTTGGGAGAGCTGCGCTACGAGCTGGAGGGGCGGTTGACTGAGATACTCTTTCCGGAATCATAA
- a CDS encoding V-type ATPase subunit yields the protein MNQIPVHPALKKDRNLDVAFFGSVGMGSVYPVDFDLYLLSGQWRWGSDRRYTYAAGYIRTIEHRMVAHDRFLRLAEARRTEDVFSMLGDTDYAQAYQDDIGATEAVYDINSILSNEEKRVRTLVDSLSQDTEVTDLLFIPYDYFNLKLAVKSVHRGMDAKESFSDLGTISPLTILQEVREPEKSGDLPGHLKEAAIAARDAYDAEKRPVDIDLAVDRIMYEYLIGRAKSLRELLLYKLLVMEVDITNILTFLRLKWLEEPQAAFQEGFIEGGGIDRARFLEEYPREIEEVETDFFAQTEYTDLTGDGIPYLKNSTTFSRLEALMDNEILRLLDRVRLINFGVEVLIDYFYRKNIEIKKLRTVVLGKENGLAADDIKMRLGYVSK from the coding sequence ATGAATCAAATACCGGTACACCCCGCGTTGAAAAAAGACAGGAACCTGGATGTGGCGTTTTTCGGGTCCGTTGGTATGGGGAGCGTCTATCCGGTGGATTTCGACCTGTATCTCCTGTCAGGTCAGTGGAGATGGGGCAGCGACCGGCGATATACCTATGCCGCGGGATACATTAGAACCATCGAGCACCGCATGGTCGCCCATGATCGATTTCTTCGATTAGCGGAGGCGCGGCGGACCGAGGATGTATTCTCCATGCTGGGTGATACCGACTACGCGCAAGCCTACCAGGACGACATAGGCGCAACAGAGGCGGTATACGATATCAACAGTATCCTTTCTAACGAGGAAAAACGGGTGAGAACGCTCGTTGATTCCCTGAGCCAGGATACAGAGGTAACGGACCTCCTTTTCATCCCCTATGATTACTTCAACCTGAAGCTGGCCGTGAAGTCTGTCCATAGAGGGATGGACGCAAAGGAATCCTTCAGCGATCTGGGCACCATCTCTCCCTTGACGATACTCCAAGAGGTTCGAGAACCGGAGAAATCGGGAGACCTCCCCGGGCATCTGAAAGAAGCAGCGATCGCCGCACGTGATGCATATGACGCCGAGAAGCGTCCCGTGGATATAGATTTGGCGGTGGATCGCATTATGTATGAATATCTCATCGGTCGGGCCAAGTCCCTGCGGGAGCTGTTGCTCTATAAGCTTCTGGTTATGGAGGTTGATATCACCAACATCCTGACGTTTTTACGGCTTAAATGGCTTGAAGAGCCCCAGGCTGCGTTTCAGGAGGGTTTTATCGAAGGCGGCGGCATAGACCGTGCTCGATTTCTCGAAGAATACCCCAGGGAAATTGAGGAGGTGGAGACCGATTTCTTCGCTCAAACGGAATACACCGATCTGACCGGTGACGGAATACCCTACCTGAAAAACTCCACCACCTTCTCCCGCCTGGAGGCGCTGATGGACAACGAGATCCTCAGGTTGCTGGACAGGGTGCGGCTCATCAATTTCGGTGTTGAAGTGCTCATAGATTATTTTTATCGAAAGAACATCGAAATAAAGAAACTCAGGACCGTCGTTTTGGGGAAGGAAAACGGCCTTGCGGCTGACGATATAAAGATGAGGTTGGGATATGTCTCAAAATAA
- a CDS encoding V-type ATP synthase subunit F (produces ATP from ADP in the presence of a proton gradient across the membrane; the F subunit is part of the catalytic core of the ATP synthase complex), whose translation MSQNKVTVIGDRDSVLGFKALGVTVMTPGPGRVRESFNRAVKDEAVVIFITERFAEEVPDLIEDVAHRPIPSVVTIPDAGGSRGMGLKKLDDIIVTAVGSRLAMDNEEE comes from the coding sequence ATGTCTCAAAATAAGGTGACGGTCATCGGAGATCGCGATTCGGTTTTGGGATTTAAAGCCCTGGGCGTGACGGTCATGACCCCCGGGCCCGGCCGAGTGCGGGAGTCTTTCAACAGGGCCGTCAAGGACGAGGCGGTGGTGATTTTCATCACGGAGCGTTTTGCCGAAGAGGTGCCCGACCTGATCGAAGATGTGGCCCATCGACCCATCCCGTCGGTGGTGACCATCCCCGACGCCGGCGGCAGCCGGGGCATGGGGTTGAAGAAACTGGATGACATCATCGTAACGGCGGTCGGATCCCGGCTTGCCATGGATAACGAGGAAGAATAG
- a CDS encoding V-type ATP synthase subunit K, which translates to MLTVPELALPILGAAIAVVFGGFGSAIGIGTAAQVANGVLAEDPDKFGNLLILVALPGTQGIYGFLGAFLILNQINLLTGDPTIPGMAQAWMLCFAGIPTGLSGWISGINQGKVCATGVSMAAKRPDAMMRAVIYGAMVETYAILGLLITILMLQGIVV; encoded by the coding sequence ATGCTCACGGTGCCCGAGCTGGCGCTGCCCATCCTGGGCGCCGCCATCGCCGTGGTATTCGGCGGTTTCGGCTCCGCCATCGGTATCGGCACGGCGGCCCAGGTGGCCAACGGCGTGCTGGCCGAAGACCCGGATAAATTCGGAAACCTCCTCATCCTGGTTGCCCTTCCGGGAACCCAGGGTATATACGGCTTCCTGGGCGCGTTTCTGATTCTGAACCAGATAAACCTGCTCACCGGCGACCCGACCATTCCGGGAATGGCCCAGGCCTGGATGCTCTGTTTTGCGGGGATACCCACGGGGCTCTCCGGATGGATTTCCGGTATCAACCAGGGTAAAGTGTGCGCAACCGGCGTCAGCATGGCAGCCAAGCGACCGGACGCCATGATGCGGGCGGTTATTTACGGCGCCATGGTCGAGACCTATGCGATTCTGGGCCTGTTGATCACCATCCTGATGCTCCAGGGTATCGTCGTCTAA